In Deltaproteobacteria bacterium GWC2_55_46, a single window of DNA contains:
- a CDS encoding N-(5'-phosphoribosyl)anthranilate isomerase: MSYNQTRVKICGITNLEDALKATELGADALGFIFYRKSPRYISPKTAGLIIRELPPFITPVGVFVDEELHKVASTAAETGIRSVQLHGSEPPEYCEQLGLKAIKAIRVKDRADINRLKSYNVSAYLLDTFKEGVQGGTGETFDWEIAIEAKALGRVILSGGLNPENVREALEKVRPYAVDASSGLEERPGKKDHARLEKFMEQIRK, translated from the coding sequence GTGTCATACAACCAAACCAGGGTCAAGATCTGCGGCATAACAAACCTTGAGGACGCGCTCAAGGCTACTGAGCTGGGGGCGGACGCCCTCGGCTTCATATTCTACAGGAAGAGCCCCAGGTACATAAGCCCGAAGACGGCGGGGCTCATCATAAGGGAGCTGCCGCCCTTCATAACTCCTGTAGGCGTATTCGTGGACGAGGAGCTTCATAAGGTGGCCTCGACCGCCGCGGAGACAGGCATCCGCTCGGTACAGCTCCACGGGAGCGAGCCGCCCGAGTACTGCGAGCAGCTCGGCCTCAAGGCCATAAAGGCCATCCGCGTCAAGGACAGGGCTGACATAAACAGGCTCAAGTCCTATAACGTCTCGGCCTATCTCCTCGATACCTTCAAGGAAGGCGTCCAGGGCGGCACAGGAGAGACTTTCGACTGGGAGATAGCTATAGAGGCAAAGGCCCTTGGGAGGGTGATACTCTCCGGCGGGCTAAACCCTGAAAACGTAAGAGAGGCCCTGGAGAAGGTCCGGCCGTACGCCGTTGACGCAAGCTCCGGGCTTGAGGAGAGGCCCGGCAAAAAGGACCACGCAAGGCTTGAGAAATTCATGGAGCAGATAAGGAAATGA
- a CDS encoding tryptophan synthase subunit alpha, translating into MTSNKEKRIESLFARLKAEKKKALITFITAGDPDLPTSGKIIRELEKSGADLIELGIPFSDPMADGPTIQASSERALKKNVHLPDVLTLVRNIRQRSEVPIVLFGYYNPVFTYGLKKFARDVKAAGADGVLIVDLPAEEADELKSELDRNSIDLIFLLTPTSDEKRIKLAAQKASGFIYFVSVTGVTGARKSVSADIPRYVKRVKKFTDLPIGVGFGISTATQAKEVVKSADAAVVGSAIVNIIARNAGSKILSETGSFVSSLKRGIGR; encoded by the coding sequence ATGACCTCCAACAAAGAAAAAAGGATAGAATCGCTCTTCGCGCGGCTCAAGGCCGAAAAGAAGAAGGCCCTTATCACCTTCATAACCGCCGGGGACCCTGACCTGCCGACATCCGGGAAGATAATCCGTGAGCTTGAAAAGTCCGGGGCAGACCTTATCGAGCTCGGCATTCCGTTCTCAGACCCGATGGCAGACGGCCCGACGATACAGGCATCTTCAGAGAGGGCGCTTAAAAAAAACGTCCACCTCCCCGACGTCCTCACCCTCGTAAGAAATATACGGCAAAGAAGCGAAGTCCCCATCGTGCTATTCGGCTACTACAACCCGGTATTTACCTACGGGCTTAAAAAGTTCGCCAGGGACGTAAAGGCCGCGGGCGCGGACGGCGTCCTCATAGTCGACCTTCCGGCCGAGGAGGCTGACGAGCTTAAAAGCGAGCTGGACAGGAACTCCATAGACCTCATATTCCTCCTCACGCCTACAAGCGACGAGAAAAGGATCAAGCTTGCCGCTCAAAAGGCCTCAGGGTTCATCTACTTCGTTAGCGTTACGGGGGTGACCGGCGCGCGCAAATCAGTATCGGCCGACATACCGAGGTACGTAAAACGCGTGAAAAAATTCACAGACCTGCCGATAGGCGTGGGCTTCGGCATCTCCACCGCTACGCAGGCTAAAGAAGTGGTAAAAAGCGCTGACGCCGCTGTCGTCGGCAGCGCCATAGTCAACATAATAGCCAGGAACGCGGGCTCGAAGATCTTAAGCGAGACGGGCTCATTCGTCTCGTCTTTAAAGCGCGGCATAGGCAGGTAA
- a CDS encoding 6-carboxytetrahydropterin synthase QueD, producing MYELSIITYFSSAHNLRGYQGACENLHGHNWKVEIDVRAEGLDSLGMVVDFKSLRGKAKAIIDPLDHRYLNELPPFDVLNATAENIARHIYTELSRSLNDGNVKVSRVKVWESEKAAAAYYE from the coding sequence ATGTACGAACTTTCTATAATAACTTATTTTTCATCCGCGCATAACCTGAGGGGATACCAGGGGGCCTGCGAGAACCTCCACGGCCATAACTGGAAGGTGGAAATAGATGTGAGGGCCGAAGGGCTCGACAGCCTCGGCATGGTAGTCGATTTCAAGTCGCTCAGGGGCAAGGCGAAGGCGATAATAGACCCCCTGGACCACAGATACCTGAACGAGCTGCCGCCTTTCGACGTTCTGAACGCCACAGCCGAGAACATCGCGAGGCATATCTACACCGAGCTTTCCAGGTCGTTGAACGACGGCAACGTGAAGGTTTCCAGAGTGAAGGTCTGGGAATCGGAGAAGGCCGCCGCCGCTTACTATGAATAG
- a CDS encoding anthranilate synthase component I, translated as MRRPSHCPSLDVFKELAKTSNMVPVWRDILADTDTPVSAFMKIDTGGDSFLLESVEGGEKWGRYSILGSAPKMVLRSLGNRVEVVQANGKRVIEGNPLDIIQSIISGFSPATVEGAPRFSGGAIGYMSYDIVRHIENLPDSSPRELGLDDIYLIFTDTFLVFDNVEHRIKIVSNAYINEGDDVDEAYASSLRKIDAIVEQLRKRTPERGGQTPGGTVEISSNFRREDFLRAVERVKEYIVEGDIFQAVISQRFSASLTVDPFDIYRALRVINPSPYMFFLKLGEATLVGSSPEILVRVEGESVNVKPIAGTRKRGRDEAEDLSLEKDLLADPKELSEHIMLVDLGRNDVGRVARAGTVEVDELMAIERYSHVMHIVSNVKGTLKKGLDSFDALKACFPAGTLTGAPKVRAMEIIEELEPSKREVYGGCVGYLGFSGNMDMCIAIRTMVIAGGRIHIQAGAGIVADSVPEKEFEETENKARGMLKAVEMATEGLF; from the coding sequence ATGAGAAGGCCCAGCCACTGCCCTTCCCTCGATGTCTTCAAGGAATTAGCCAAAACGAGCAATATGGTGCCCGTCTGGAGGGATATCCTCGCTGACACCGACACCCCTGTCTCCGCTTTCATGAAGATAGATACCGGAGGCGACTCCTTCCTCCTTGAAAGCGTGGAGGGCGGTGAGAAATGGGGGAGGTACAGCATCCTCGGCTCTGCCCCGAAGATGGTCTTAAGGAGCCTCGGAAACCGTGTCGAGGTAGTACAGGCCAATGGCAAAAGGGTCATAGAGGGCAACCCCCTTGATATCATCCAGTCGATCATCTCCGGCTTCTCCCCGGCTACAGTTGAGGGCGCGCCCAGGTTTTCAGGCGGGGCCATAGGCTACATGAGCTATGACATCGTCCGCCACATAGAGAACCTGCCTGACTCATCCCCCAGGGAGCTCGGGCTCGACGACATATACCTCATCTTTACAGACACGTTCCTCGTATTCGACAACGTCGAGCACAGGATAAAGATAGTGTCAAACGCCTATATCAACGAAGGCGACGACGTCGACGAGGCCTACGCAAGCTCACTTCGGAAGATCGACGCCATCGTGGAGCAGCTCAGGAAAAGGACCCCGGAAAGGGGCGGACAAACACCCGGCGGCACAGTAGAGATATCCTCGAACTTCAGAAGAGAGGACTTCCTCAGGGCCGTTGAGCGCGTAAAGGAATACATAGTCGAAGGGGACATATTCCAGGCGGTCATCTCCCAGAGGTTTTCGGCCTCTCTCACCGTAGACCCTTTCGACATATACAGGGCCTTGCGTGTCATAAACCCCTCCCCCTACATGTTCTTCCTCAAGCTCGGGGAGGCAACCCTCGTCGGCTCCTCGCCGGAGATACTTGTGCGGGTCGAAGGGGAGAGCGTGAACGTGAAGCCGATAGCCGGCACGAGGAAAAGGGGCAGGGACGAGGCGGAGGACCTCTCGCTTGAAAAGGACCTCCTGGCCGACCCGAAGGAACTCTCAGAGCATATAATGCTCGTGGACCTCGGCAGGAACGACGTCGGAAGGGTCGCGAGGGCCGGCACCGTCGAAGTCGACGAGCTCATGGCTATAGAGCGCTATTCCCATGTCATGCACATAGTCTCTAACGTAAAGGGTACTCTCAAAAAGGGGCTCGACTCATTCGACGCCCTCAAGGCCTGCTTCCCGGCGGGCACGCTCACCGGCGCGCCGAAGGTAAGGGCCATGGAGATAATAGAAGAGCTCGAGCCCTCCAAGCGCGAGGTCTACGGCGGGTGCGTTGGCTATCTCGGCTTTTCAGGCAACATGGACATGTGCATAGCCATACGGACCATGGTCATCGCCGGCGGACGCATACACATACAGGCCGGGGCCGGCATCGTTGCCGACTCGGTCCCGGAAAAAGAGTTCGAGGAGACTGAGAACAAGGCAAGGGGCATGCTAAAAGCCGTAGAGATGGCGACGGAAGGGCTTTTCTGA
- a CDS encoding tryptophan synthase subunit beta has translation MKKQQSRPSHKKVKTPDRLGHFGIYGGRYISETLMPAVIELEEAYLKWKGDPEFKKEFAYYLNEYVGRPTPLYFAERLTKKMGGADIFLKREDLCHTGAHKINNTIGQVLLANRMGKKRVIAETGAGQHGVAAATVAAMFGLECEIYMGEDDIKRQLPNVFRMKLLGAKVNPVTSGSRTLKDAMNEALRDWVTNVYNTFYIIGTVAGPHPYPMLVRDFQSIIGAEARRQMLGLRGSLPDLLVACVGGGSNAMGLFHAFLDDKKVKMTGVEAAGEGLKTGRHAASINGGSVGVLHGNKTYLLHDKYGQIIDTHSISAGLDYPGVGPEHAYLHDTGRVEYTTITDKEALDGFKALTLSEGIIPALESSHAVAHAMKAARDMKKGASMIVCLSGRGDKDLNTVSKAFNFEI, from the coding sequence ATGAAAAAACAACAGTCGCGCCCTTCCCATAAAAAGGTAAAGACACCCGACAGGCTCGGCCACTTCGGCATATACGGCGGCAGGTATATATCCGAGACCCTGATGCCGGCGGTAATAGAGCTGGAAGAGGCATATCTCAAGTGGAAGGGCGACCCAGAGTTTAAAAAAGAATTCGCCTATTACCTTAATGAGTACGTCGGCAGGCCCACCCCGCTTTACTTCGCCGAGAGGCTCACAAAAAAAATGGGCGGCGCGGACATATTCCTTAAAAGGGAAGACCTCTGCCACACCGGGGCGCACAAGATAAACAACACGATAGGGCAGGTACTCCTTGCCAATAGGATGGGCAAGAAGAGAGTGATCGCCGAGACCGGGGCCGGCCAGCACGGTGTCGCCGCGGCTACAGTCGCGGCCATGTTCGGCCTCGAGTGCGAGATATACATGGGAGAGGACGACATAAAAAGGCAGCTCCCGAACGTATTCAGGATGAAGCTCCTCGGTGCGAAGGTAAACCCTGTTACCTCAGGGAGCAGGACGTTGAAGGACGCGATGAACGAGGCCTTGAGGGACTGGGTCACGAACGTATACAACACCTTCTATATCATAGGGACCGTGGCTGGCCCGCACCCGTACCCCATGCTCGTCAGGGATTTTCAATCGATAATCGGCGCGGAGGCGAGAAGGCAGATGCTGGGGCTTAGAGGCTCTCTCCCAGACCTCCTTGTAGCCTGCGTTGGCGGCGGCTCGAACGCCATGGGCCTCTTCCATGCCTTCCTCGATGACAAAAAGGTAAAGATGACAGGGGTCGAGGCCGCCGGAGAGGGCCTTAAGACCGGCAGGCACGCGGCCTCGATAAACGGAGGCAGCGTCGGCGTGCTGCACGGCAACAAGACATACCTGTTGCATGACAAGTACGGCCAGATAATAGACACCCACTCCATCTCAGCAGGGCTCGACTACCCGGGCGTAGGCCCGGAGCACGCCTACCTTCACGACACCGGCAGGGTGGAGTATACTACCATTACGGACAAAGAGGCCCTCGATGGGTTCAAGGCATTGACCCTTTCGGAGGGCATAATACCGGCCCTTGAAAGCTCACACGCCGTGGCCCACGCGATGAAGGCCGCCAGAGACATGAAGAAGGGCGCGAGCATGATAGTGTGCCTCTCCGGCAGGGGAGACAAGGACCTCAATACAGTCTCAAAGGCTTTTAATTTCGAGATCTGA
- a CDS encoding GTP cyclohydrolase → MNRQGVIMPKKKLKDVQSERDHRRIPIDKVGVKDIRYPIVVLDRKNKFQHTVASINMYVDLPHQFKGTHMSRFVEILNEHRGELSVRNFPQILKKMKKRLISSTAHLEVEFPYFVEKSAPVSDSKGLMEYRCRYRGTLGAEKDFMLEVEVPVCTLCPCSKEISERGAHNQRGVVKVSVRFKGFVWLEDLIAAVESSASSPVYSLLKRVDEKYVTERAYDNPMFVEDMVREVAINLGRIKKLKWLRVEAENWESIHNHSAYAFLEQTL, encoded by the coding sequence ATGAATAGACAAGGGGTTATAATGCCAAAAAAGAAGCTCAAGGATGTACAGTCAGAGCGCGATCACAGGCGCATACCCATCGACAAGGTGGGCGTCAAGGATATCAGGTACCCCATAGTGGTGCTTGACAGGAAGAACAAGTTTCAGCACACCGTGGCCTCGATCAACATGTACGTCGACCTGCCCCACCAGTTCAAGGGCACGCACATGTCCAGGTTCGTAGAGATACTGAACGAGCACAGGGGCGAGCTCTCGGTCAGGAACTTCCCGCAGATACTCAAGAAGATGAAAAAGAGGCTCATATCCTCTACCGCCCACCTCGAGGTGGAGTTCCCCTATTTCGTAGAGAAGAGCGCCCCGGTCTCCGATTCAAAGGGGCTTATGGAGTACAGGTGCAGGTACAGGGGGACGCTCGGGGCTGAAAAGGACTTCATGCTCGAGGTCGAGGTGCCTGTCTGCACGCTATGCCCCTGCTCCAAGGAGATAAGCGAGAGGGGGGCGCACAACCAGAGGGGGGTTGTGAAGGTAAGCGTCCGCTTCAAGGGGTTCGTCTGGCTGGAGGACCTGATAGCCGCCGTCGAGAGCTCCGCCTCAAGCCCGGTGTATTCCCTCCTTAAAAGGGTTGACGAGAAGTACGTCACCGAAAGGGCCTATGACAACCCGATGTTCGTCGAGGACATGGTCAGGGAAGTGGCCATAAACCTCGGCAGGATAAAGAAGCTCAAGTGGTTGAGGGTCGAGGCCGAGAACTGGGAATCGATACACAACCACAGCGCGTATGCGTTCCTTGAGCAGACTCTTTGA
- a CDS encoding acetyl-CoA carboxylase subunit beta: MIWFKKDLFTNGEESKSVKVPYGLWVKCDHCGEIIYKKEVERNLDVCPKCDYHFRISARARIEITFDEGTFREFDERMEPVDALEFRDLKKYKDRIKASQKETGLKDAMITGEGLIGGQKASAAVFEFSFMGGSMGSVVGEKITRAIERGIESGSGVVIFSSSGGARMQESILSLMQMAKTSAALAKLREACLPYISVLTDPTMGGVSASFAMLGDVIIAEPRALVGFAGPRVIAETIRQKLPEGFQRAEYLLDHGMLDMIVERKLMKETISKLLSMLNPRCR; this comes from the coding sequence ATGATCTGGTTCAAGAAAGACCTCTTCACCAACGGAGAGGAAAGCAAGAGCGTAAAGGTCCCGTATGGCCTCTGGGTCAAGTGCGACCACTGCGGCGAGATAATCTACAAGAAAGAGGTCGAACGGAACCTGGACGTCTGCCCGAAGTGCGACTACCACTTCCGCATCTCCGCGAGGGCCAGGATAGAGATAACCTTCGACGAGGGGACCTTCAGGGAATTCGACGAGCGTATGGAGCCGGTAGACGCCCTTGAGTTCCGCGACCTCAAAAAGTACAAGGACAGGATCAAGGCCTCTCAGAAGGAAACGGGCCTCAAGGACGCCATGATCACAGGCGAAGGGCTCATAGGCGGGCAGAAGGCCTCAGCAGCCGTATTCGAGTTCTCGTTCATGGGCGGCTCCATGGGCTCTGTAGTGGGCGAGAAGATAACCCGCGCGATAGAGCGCGGGATAGAATCAGGCTCTGGCGTGGTCATCTTCTCATCCTCCGGAGGAGCGAGGATGCAGGAATCGATACTGTCGCTTATGCAGATGGCCAAGACCTCCGCGGCTTTAGCGAAGCTCCGGGAGGCGTGCCTCCCGTACATATCCGTCCTTACAGATCCCACGATGGGAGGGGTCTCAGCGAGCTTTGCCATGCTCGGAGACGTAATCATAGCAGAGCCAAGAGCGCTTGTCGGTTTCGCCGGGCCCAGGGTCATAGCCGAGACCATACGGCAGAAGCTCCCGGAGGGCTTCCAGAGGGCAGAGTACCTCCTTGACCACGGCATGCTCGACATGATCGTCGAAAGGAAGCTCATGAAAGAGACCATCTCGAAGCTCCTTTCCATGCTCAATCCGCGCTGCCGTTAA
- a CDS encoding anthranilate phosphoribosyltransferase, with product MSGVMNEIMTGGASPAQIGAFLAALRMKGETVAEITGAARVMRAKATKVAAPEGVVDTCGTGGDESMTFNISTAAAFVASGAGLTVAKHGNRSVSSKSGSADVLRALGVNIEAEVSRVEECVREAGIGFLFAPMLHGAMKYAAPVRREIGIRSIFNILGPLTNPAGAKRQVIGVYDPALTDILAKVLHNLGSAHAFVVRGEDGLDEISLAAETRVTELKDGSIRTYHVKPEDFGFTRCSSIDLLGGGPDENAEIILGVLSGAKGPARDVVILNAAAAITAGGASSSLEEGIAIARGAIDSGESLDKLEKLKEISNR from the coding sequence ATGTCCGGCGTCATGAACGAGATAATGACCGGCGGGGCAAGCCCAGCTCAGATAGGCGCGTTCCTTGCCGCCCTCAGGATGAAGGGCGAGACGGTCGCGGAGATAACCGGCGCGGCCAGGGTAATGCGCGCTAAGGCTACGAAGGTAGCGGCCCCCGAAGGGGTCGTGGATACCTGCGGCACCGGCGGGGACGAGTCGATGACCTTCAACATATCTACTGCCGCCGCCTTTGTCGCCTCAGGCGCGGGCCTTACGGTAGCAAAACATGGCAACAGGTCGGTATCATCGAAGAGCGGCAGCGCTGACGTGCTCCGCGCCCTCGGCGTGAACATCGAGGCCGAGGTCTCCAGGGTGGAGGAGTGCGTAAGGGAGGCTGGCATCGGCTTTCTCTTCGCGCCCATGCTCCACGGGGCCATGAAGTACGCGGCCCCGGTAAGGAGAGAGATCGGCATACGGAGCATCTTCAACATACTCGGCCCGCTGACCAACCCGGCTGGCGCAAAAAGGCAGGTCATAGGCGTCTACGATCCGGCCCTAACCGATATCCTCGCGAAGGTCCTTCATAACCTCGGCTCTGCCCACGCCTTCGTGGTAAGGGGCGAGGACGGGCTCGACGAGATCTCCCTTGCCGCTGAGACCAGGGTCACGGAGCTTAAAGACGGCTCGATAAGGACATACCATGTAAAGCCTGAGGACTTCGGCTTCACAAGGTGCTCATCCATTGACCTTCTGGGCGGCGGCCCTGACGAGAACGCCGAAATAATACTCGGTGTGCTAAGCGGCGCCAAGGGCCCGGCGAGGGACGTTGTGATACTTAACGCGGCAGCAGCTATAACTGCTGGAGGCGCCTCATCGAGCCTTGAGGAGGGCATCGCCATCGCAAGGGGCGCGATAGACTCCGGAGAATCTTTAGACAAGCTTGAGAAGCTCAAGGAAATATCAAACAGATGA
- a CDS encoding ATP synthase F1 subunit epsilon has protein sequence MSNTFLLEIVTPQRRLLSKEVDEVTAPGQAGQFGVLAGHTPFLTVLKPGEIIYKSGTDTALLAINRGYAEVLPEKTTILVDAATEEHEIDLDGVRAEAREAEEALKTLHQDDSALPKAQDRLDYALAKLRVKEGLKD, from the coding sequence ATGTCAAACACCTTTTTACTTGAAATAGTAACACCCCAGAGGAGGCTCCTCTCCAAAGAGGTCGATGAGGTAACCGCCCCGGGACAGGCCGGGCAGTTTGGCGTGCTCGCAGGCCATACGCCCTTTTTAACAGTCCTCAAGCCCGGAGAAATAATATACAAGAGCGGTACTGATACGGCTCTTCTTGCCATAAACCGAGGCTACGCCGAGGTATTGCCCGAGAAGACCACTATCCTGGTAGATGCAGCCACGGAAGAGCATGAGATAGACCTCGATGGCGTGAGGGCTGAAGCAAGGGAGGCTGAAGAGGCCTTGAAGACCCTCCATCAGGACGACTCGGCGCTGCCTAAGGCGCAGGACAGGCTCGATTACGCCCTGGCAAAGCTCAGGGTAAAAGAGGGGCTTAAGGACTAA
- a CDS encoding trehalose-phosphatase codes for MTGSRTRKIIFLDFDGTLSPIVDDPSRAFIRDENAAWLQKASKDGNLKLAIVTGRSLKDIRRLVGLTDIIYAANHGAEIYSGGKILLKKGEAFRRPLSRLAKVMREALSGIPGIYLEDKGLSIAVHLRRVERSNHSKAKEIVKQEAAAALARHGLKITYGKMLVEIRPHAHWNKGDAVLWVWKKLAPDHLPFYVGDDTTDEDAFQALRPYGITIRIRDKRGSHAEYYVSSFKQLIDSGLFEC; via the coding sequence ATGACAGGCTCAAGGACCAGGAAGATAATCTTCCTCGACTTTGACGGTACGCTTTCCCCGATTGTCGACGACCCATCCAGGGCCTTTATCAGGGATGAGAACGCGGCCTGGCTCCAAAAAGCCTCGAAGGACGGGAACCTCAAGCTGGCCATCGTCACCGGCAGGTCGTTAAAGGACATACGCAGGCTGGTCGGTCTAACGGATATCATCTATGCCGCCAACCACGGCGCCGAGATATATTCCGGCGGCAAGATCCTGCTTAAGAAGGGCGAGGCATTTCGCCGGCCTCTCAGCCGTCTCGCAAAAGTGATGCGGGAGGCGCTTTCAGGAATACCAGGAATATATCTGGAGGACAAAGGCCTCTCGATAGCGGTGCACTTGAGGCGTGTGGAACGCAGCAACCACAGCAAAGCGAAGGAGATCGTTAAACAAGAGGCCGCCGCCGCGCTCGCGCGCCATGGGCTTAAAATTACTTACGGCAAAATGCTCGTCGAGATACGGCCTCATGCGCACTGGAACAAGGGGGACGCGGTGCTGTGGGTCTGGAAGAAACTTGCCCCGGACCACCTGCCGTTCTATGTTGGCGACGACACGACCGATGAAGACGCGTTCCAGGCGCTCCGGCCATATGGAATAACGATACGGATAAGAGACAAAAGAGGCTCTCACGCCGAATATTACGTCTCTTCTTTCAAACAGCTGATAGATTCCGGCCTTTTTGAATGCTGA
- a CDS encoding F0F1 ATP synthase subunit beta translates to MSQMNIGKITQVIGPVLDIEFPPGKLPAIYNAVKVTNQSISGEKWNLVTEVAQHLGENTVRCIAMDSSEGLVRGTEAWDTGAGITVPVGKPVLGRIINVIGEPVDEMGPIESDKQYVIHRPAPAFAQQSTKMEVFETGIKVVDLLTPYLKGGKIGLFGGAGVGKTVLIMELINNVAMQHGGFSVFGGVGERTREGNDLWEEMKESGVLGKTALVYGQMNEPPGARARVALTALTMAEYFRDEENQDVLLFIDNIFRFVQANSEVSALLGRIPSAVGYQPTLGTDIGGLQERITSTVKGSITSVQAIYVPADDLTDPAPATTFAHLDATTVLSRQIAELGIYPAVDPLDSTSRILDPQIVGDDHYATARQVQAILQKYKDLQDIIAILGMDELSEDDKLVVSRARKIQRFLSQPFFVAEQFTGSPGKYVSVKDTIKGFQMIANGELDDIPEQAFYLVGAIEEAIEKAEKIRASV, encoded by the coding sequence ATGTCCCAAATGAACATTGGAAAGATTACACAGGTCATAGGTCCTGTGCTCGATATCGAGTTCCCCCCGGGGAAGCTCCCGGCCATCTATAACGCCGTAAAGGTGACCAACCAGAGCATAAGCGGGGAAAAATGGAACCTGGTGACCGAGGTGGCCCAGCACCTGGGAGAGAATACCGTAAGGTGCATAGCCATGGACTCCTCTGAAGGCCTTGTAAGGGGCACAGAGGCATGGGATACCGGCGCCGGGATAACCGTCCCGGTCGGAAAGCCTGTCCTCGGGCGCATAATAAACGTCATAGGCGAGCCTGTCGACGAGATGGGGCCGATAGAGTCCGATAAGCAGTACGTCATACACCGCCCAGCCCCGGCATTCGCCCAGCAATCGACCAAGATGGAAGTCTTCGAGACCGGCATCAAGGTCGTCGACCTCCTCACCCCGTACTTGAAGGGCGGGAAGATCGGCCTCTTCGGCGGCGCTGGCGTCGGCAAGACGGTCCTCATCATGGAGCTTATAAACAACGTCGCCATGCAGCACGGCGGCTTCTCGGTCTTCGGCGGCGTCGGCGAAAGGACCAGGGAAGGCAACGACCTCTGGGAGGAGATGAAGGAATCCGGAGTTCTCGGCAAGACCGCGCTGGTCTACGGCCAGATGAACGAGCCCCCGGGAGCGAGGGCGAGGGTCGCGCTAACCGCGCTTACGATGGCGGAGTACTTCAGGGACGAAGAGAATCAGGACGTCCTCCTCTTCATAGACAACATATTCAGGTTCGTGCAGGCCAACTCAGAGGTCTCGGCGCTCCTCGGTCGTATCCCCTCGGCGGTCGGCTACCAGCCAACACTTGGCACCGACATTGGCGGCCTCCAGGAGAGAATCACCTCTACTGTAAAGGGCTCCATCACCTCGGTCCAGGCCATATACGTGCCGGCCGACGACCTTACGGACCCGGCCCCGGCCACGACCTTCGCGCACCTTGACGCCACGACCGTCCTTTCAAGGCAGATAGCCGAGCTTGGCATCTACCCCGCGGTCGACCCGCTTGATTCGACCTCAAGGATCCTCGACCCGCAAATCGTCGGCGACGATCACTACGCCACTGCGAGGCAGGTGCAGGCCATACTCCAGAAGTACAAGGACCTTCAGGACATCATCGCCATCCTCGGCATGGACGAGCTCTCCGAGGATGACAAGCTCGTGGTATCGAGGGCAAGGAAGATTCAGCGGTTCCTCTCCCAGCCGTTCTTCGTCGCCGAGCAGTTCACCGGTTCGCCAGGCAAGTACGTGAGCGTGAAGGACACCATCAAGGGCTTCCAGATGATCGCCAACGGCGAGCTCGACGACATCCCGGAGCAGGCCTTCTACTTGGTCGGCGCCATCGAGGAAGCTATTGAGAAGGCCGAGAAGATAAGGGCGAGCGTTTAA
- a CDS encoding anthranilate/aminodeoxychorismate synthase component II (TrpG; with TrpE catalyzes the formation of anthranilate and glutamate from chorismate and glutamine; TrpG provides the glutamine amidotransferase activity): protein MILMIDNYDSFTFNLVQYFMELGQDVLVKRNDAITTKEIEKLSPAAIVISPGPCDPPKAGISVEAIKAFAGKIPLLGVCLGHQSIGYAFGGEVVKAKRLMHGKTSMIYHDGRTIFEGIENPFEANRYHSLIVKKDSLPNCLEISAWTEMDEIMGLRHRSLPIEGVQFHPESILTRAGKEILRNFIQKYAVARQA from the coding sequence ATGATACTGATGATAGACAACTACGACTCCTTTACCTTCAACCTCGTCCAGTACTTCATGGAATTGGGGCAGGACGTGCTGGTCAAAAGGAACGACGCCATAACGACAAAAGAGATAGAGAAGCTTTCCCCGGCGGCGATAGTCATCTCGCCGGGGCCGTGCGACCCGCCAAAGGCAGGGATATCGGTCGAGGCCATAAAGGCATTCGCCGGAAAGATCCCCCTTCTCGGCGTCTGCCTCGGGCACCAGTCCATCGGCTACGCCTTCGGGGGAGAGGTCGTAAAGGCAAAGCGCCTCATGCACGGCAAGACCTCGATGATATACCACGACGGCAGGACGATATTCGAAGGGATAGAGAACCCGTTCGAGGCCAACCGCTACCACTCCCTCATAGTTAAAAAGGACAGCCTGCCGAATTGCCTTGAGATAAGCGCGTGGACGGAGATGGACGAGATCATGGGGCTCCGCCACAGGAGCCTTCCCATAGAGGGCGTCCAGTTCCATCCTGAATCGATCCTTACAAGGGCGGGCAAGGAGATCTTGAGGAACTTCATTCAAAAATACGCCGTAGCGAGGCAAGCGTGA